Within Saccharomonospora cyanea NA-134, the genomic segment GCGGAGGTGACCCGCTCGGCGGACCAAATGGTCGCCTCGGCGAAGTCCGGCGGCTTCAAGGTCACACCGGAAGCCGCCGACCCGATCATCAAAGTCCTGGAAGACTTCATCGACAGGATAACCACAATGATGATCGGGTTAGACGTTTTTGACCAAGCTCCTCCACTTGGTGACCATGCTTATGGCAAGCTTGTCGCTCAGCGTATGCATGAGGCGGCAAACGACGAACGGTCCGGTCGTGCTGCCCTGAACTCGCTCCAGATAGTCCTGGAAAGGAGTCGGGAAGCGCTGCTTAGGGCATCGAACCAATATCAAGAGCAAGAAGAATCGGCGCAGAACTCATTTCGCGGTTTGGATGGATGAGACGTGACTAAAAGGTCCAACGGATTGAAAGTTGCCTTTGCTATAGCCTTGATGGGTTTTGTGTCGAGTTGTGCATCGGATGAGAAGGGTATAGCAGAGCCACAGGATTCGGCAAACGTCTCGCCTGGTTACAGCTCCACATCAGCCCCCTCGTCGGCTGAGGCGATCAGCATGTCGATCGACCCGTGTGAAGTTCTTTCTTCTGAGGATCTAGCCGGTTATGGCAAGTTCGAGTCAAAGAAAGAAAACCTTGGTGGCGCCCGGTCATGTTTCTGGCAAAGGAGTGCTGAAGGGGGTCAGGATGCTGCCGGGTTCTCCTTGAACGTTCGGGACAGTCAAAGTATTGAGGCGGTCAATGATGTTGGCGGCGGGGTGGTGACCGGTGAAGTCAATGGTCGTCCGGCGGCTGTGGCCGCGAATCCCAATAGTGGTTCCTGTACTGTTGCGATGAAGATCGACGACAATTCCCGTATCGATATCACGATCACCACTCCTCCGGATCGCGACGATGATCCATGCCAGTTCGGTGAAGAGGTCGCTTACTTTGTTGAACCTCGCTTGCCTGCTGTTCCGTAATCTGTGGTGGGTTTGAAGCGTCTCGGTGCTGCATTCTTCGAGCCGGTTGGGTGAGTAAGCGAGACATGGGGATATTTCCGGTTCTTCGGGGAAGAAGACGTGGGTGTAAAGCATTTTGGCGCTGCGATCGCTGCCTTGGTAATGCTGGGTTCTTCAGGGTGTTCGCGCCAGGAGGCGGGTTTTGCGGAGTCGAAATCACCTTCGGGCGCACCGGGGTGAGTGGCCCCTTTGCCTCGTCTTCTTCCTTTGCGCGCCCAGCCAGCTTGTCGATCGATCCGTGTGGCCTGATATCGGCGGAGGACTTGGCCGAAGTTGGGGAATTCGAGACGGAGTACCAGGAAGGAGGTGGTTCTCGGTACTGCGTGTGGCAGGAGGGTTTTGAATCCGGTGGGAATGGCTTTGGTTTCTCTGTCGGTGTGCGAGATTCTCAGGGCATTGACGCGGTGAGGGACATTGGCGGCGGAGTTGATCCGACTGAGGTGA encodes:
- a CDS encoding DUF3558 family protein, encoding MGFVSSCASDEKGIAEPQDSANVSPGYSSTSAPSSAEAISMSIDPCEVLSSEDLAGYGKFESKKENLGGARSCFWQRSAEGGQDAAGFSLNVRDSQSIEAVNDVGGGVVTGEVNGRPAAVAANPNSGSCTVAMKIDDNSRIDITITTPPDRDDDPCQFGEEVAYFVEPRLPAVP
- a CDS encoding DUF3558 family protein, giving the protein MGIFPVLRGRRRGCKAFWRCDRCLGNAGFFRVFAPGGGFCGVEITFGRTGVSGPFASSSSFARPASLSIDPCGLISAEDLAEVGEFETEYQEGGGSRYCVWQEGFESGGNGFGFSVGVRDSQGIDAVRDIGGGVDPTEVNQRPAVKTEDPVSGDCMLAVKISDSSRIDVTVLGEDGDGDSCGLAEVIAGMVEPRLPELP